A window of the Phragmites australis chromosome 20, lpPhrAust1.1, whole genome shotgun sequence genome harbors these coding sequences:
- the LOC133902253 gene encoding proteasome subunit beta type-1, translated as MSRRGDWVYENNGGTCVAIAGADYCVVAADTRLSVGYSILTRDHSKICELADKCVLASSGFQGDIKALHKNLAARELLYQHQHNKRMSCPAMAQLLSNTLYYKRFFPYYAFNVLGGLDSEGKGCVFTYDAVGSYERTGYSAQGTGSTLIMPVLDNQLKSPSPLLLPARDAVTPLSESEAVDLVKDVFASATERDIYTGDKLEIVIINKAGTKREYIDLRKD; from the exons ATGTCGAGGCGCGGGGACTGGGTCTACGAGAACAACGGCGG GACCTGCGTGGCCATCGCCGGGGCCGACTACTGCGTCGTCGCCGCAGACACCCGCCTCTCCGTTGGATACAGCATCCTCACGCGCGACCACTCCAAGATCTGCGAGCT GGCTGACAAATGTGTACTAGCTTCCTCTGGCTTTCAAGGTGATATTAAGGCTCTGCACAAGAACCTAGCTGCCAGAGAACTG CTATACCAGCACCAGCACAATAAAAGGATGAGTTGCCCCGCCATGGCACAGCTCCTCTCCAATACCCTGTACTACAAGCGATTCTTCCCATATTACGCCTTCAATGTGCTTGGCGGGCTTGACAGTGAAG GGAAAGGATGCGTTTTCACTTATGATGCAGTTGGTTCCTATGAGAGGACTGGATACAGTGCGCAAGGAACAGGATCTACTTTGATCATGCCAGTCTTGGACAACCAACTAAAATCACCTAGTCCGCTATTACTCCCTGCAAGA GATGCTGTCACACCTTTGTCGGAGTCAGAGGCCGTCGATCTAGTTAAGGATGTTTTTGCATCTGCAACTGAGAGAGACATCTACACT GGTGATAAGTTGGAGATCGTGATCATTAACAAGGCTGGGACTAAGCGTGAGTACATCGACCTGAGGAAGGACTAA
- the LOC133902361 gene encoding ribulose-phosphate 3-epimerase, cytoplasmic isoform, with the protein MAAAAAKIAPSMLSSDFANLASEAERMLRLGADWLHMDIMDGHFVPNLTIGAPVIQSLRKHTKAYLDCHLMVTNPSDYVEQLGKAGASGFTFHIEVARDNWQELIQSIKSKGMRPGVSLRPGTAVEEVFPLVEAENPVELVLVMTVEPGFGGQKFMPEMMDKVRTLRKKYPSLDIEVDGGLGPSTIDVAASAGANCIVAGSSIFGAADPGDVISVLRKSVEGSQNKS; encoded by the exons ATGGCGGCTGCGGCTGCGAAGATAGCGCCGTCGATGCTGTCGTCGGACTTCGCCAACCTCGCCTCGGAGGCCGAGCGCATGCTCCGCCTCGGCGCCGATTGGCTCCACATGGACATCATG GATGG GCACTTCGTTCCTAATCTGACTATTGGGGCTCCAGTGATCCAGAGCTTGAGGAAACACACCAA AGCATATTTGGACTGCCATCTTATGGTCACAAACCCTTCAGATTATGTAGAACAACTAGGAAAGGCTGGCGCCTCAGGGTTCACATTCCATATAGAAGTAGCCAGAG ACAACTGGCAAGAGCTCATCCAAAGCATTAAATCAAAGGGTATGCGGCCTGGTGTATCATTGAGACCAGGTACTGCGGTGGAGGAAGTTTTTCCCCTG GTGGAAGCGGAAAATCCGGTAGAATTGGTTCTTGTGATGACAGTTGAGCCTGGCTTTGGTGGCCAGAAGTTCATGCCAGAAATGATGGATAAG GTCCGTACACTGAGAAAGAAGTACCCTTCCCTTGACATCGAG GTCGATGGTGGTCTAGGTCCTTCAACCATCGATGTCGCCGCATCTGCCGGGGCCAACTGCATCGTCGCTGGAAGCTCCATATTTGGCGCCGCTGACCCAGGAGATGTCATATCGGTGCTAAGGAAGAGCGTTGAAGGATCTCAGAACAAAAGCTGA
- the LOC133902359 gene encoding uridine/cytidine kinase UKL1, chloroplastic-like → MPEKAVDDVMEAAVGAHFSGLRLEALRLSSPSAPSSPSSAKAATAAHSNGAVYANGTVAAAAAELASPSAARQPFVIGVSGGTASGKTTVCDMIIQQLHDHRVVLVNQDSFYRGLTAEESARAQDYNFDHPDAFDTEQLLECMEQMKRAQPVNVPIYDFKKHRRCSETFRKVNASDVIILEGILVFHDQRVRNMMDMKIFVDTDADIRLARRIRRDTVERGRDISSVLDQYGRFVKPAFDDFVLPSKKYADVIIPRGGDNHVAVDLIVQHIRTKLGQHDLCKIYPNVHVVQSTFQIRGMHTLIRDRDITTPDFVFYSDRLIRLVVEHGLGYLPFTEKQVITPTGSVYMGVDFCKKLCGVSIVRSGESMENALRACCKGIKIGKILIHRVGDNGQQLIYHKLPMDIAERHVLLLDPVLGTGNSANQAIDLLIRKGVPEDRIIFLNLISAPEGIQCVCKRFPLLKIVTSEIDSGLNEEFRVIPGLGEYGDRYFGTDN, encoded by the exons ATGCCGGAGAAGGCGGTGGACGACGTcatggaggcggcggtgggggcCCACTTCAGCGGCCTCCGCCTCGAGGCGCTccgcctctcctccccctccgccccctcctccccttcctccgccaaggccgccaccgccgcacaCTCCAACGGCGCCGTCTACGCCAACGGGactgtcgccgccgccgcggccgagcTCGCCTCTCCCTCCGCCGCCCGGCAGCCCTTCGTCATCG GGGTTTCGGGAGGGACGGCGTCCGGTAAGACGACGGTTTGCGACATGATCATCCAGCAGCTGCACGACCACCGCGTCGTGCTCGTCAATCAG GATTCATTCTACCGTGGCCTAACTGCTGAAGAATCTGCACGTGCCCAAGACTACAATTTTGATCACCCTG ATGCATTTGACACCGAACAACTTCTCGAATGCATGGAACAGATGAAACGTGCGCAACCAGTGAATGTACCTATATATGATTTCAAGAAGCACCGACGGTGTTCTGAAACTTTTAGGAAG GTCAATGCATCAGATGTCATCATTTTGGAGGGCATTTTAGTCTTCCATGATCAGAGAGTTCGCAATATGATGGATATGAAAATTTTTGTGGACACAG ATGCTGATATTAGGCTTGCTCGACGAATAAGGCGTGATACAGTTGAAAGAGGTAGAGATATTAGCTCAGTGCTTGACCAG TATGGGAGGTTTGTGAAGCCAGCATTTGATGATTTTGTTCTGCCTTCAAAGAAGTATGCTGATGTGATCATACCACGAGGTGGTGATAACCATGTTGCAGTTGATCTGATTGTTCAACATATCCGTACAAAGCTTGGCCAGCATGACTTGTGCAAAATCTATCCAAATGTTCATGTAGTTCAATCAACTTTTCAG ATCCGTGGAATGCATACTCTGATTCGTGATAGGGACATCACTACACCTGACTTTGTCTTTTATTCTGATCGGTTGATCCGTTTG GTAGTTGAGCATGGTCTGGGGTATTTGCCATTTACAGAAAAGCAGGTTATTACTCCAACAG GATCGGTTTATATGGGAGTCGACTTCTGCAAGAAGCTCTGTGGAGTGTCTATTGTGCGGAG TGGTGAGAGTATGGAGAACGCGTTGCGTGCTTGCTGTAAAGGAATAAAAATTGGGAAAATTCTAATACATCGTGTTGGAGACAATGGACAGCAG CTCATATATCACAAACTCCCCATGGATATTGCTGAACGACATGTTCTACTTTTGGATCCGGTGCTTGGTACAG GTAACTCAGCGAATCAAGCTATTGATCTTCTTATAAGAAAAGGTGTTCCGGAGGACCGAATCATTTTCCTCAATCTCATCTCG GCTCCTGAAGGGATTCAGTGTGTTTGCAAGCGATTTCCTTTGTTGAAGATTGTAACGTCAGAGATCGATTCTGGGTTGAATGAGGAATTCAGGGTCATTCCAGGACTGGGGGAGTATGGTGATCGCTACTTCGGCACAGACAATTGA
- the LOC133902360 gene encoding uncharacterized protein At4g15970-like, whose product MYATMRDLLGFLIGAAAAAACTVLLLPPSPCPCGVALPANQELTSLGNGTQTDPGSIKKLYVAGTSAEDNLPELLGRAAMENKTVIMTLTNEAWAAPGSLLDLFLESFRIGIRTEPLLKHLVIVAIDAKAFERCQLVHPLCYSLAVDGSNFASEQPYMAKDYLDMMWLRNRFQVRVLELGYTFVFTDVDIVWFRNPLLRIPVGADFAMSCDKFYGNNPYDLDKRANGGFVYAKASARTVAFYGGWYEARKAYPGQHEQFVFDQVKRALAARHGVRVQFVDTAYLGGFCQPRKDFRKLCTFHANCLVGLKTKLKKLRGVLDKWKRFKAALTD is encoded by the exons ATGTACGCTACCATGAGAGATCTCTTGGGTTTCCTGATCggagcagccgccgccgcggcgtgtACTGTGCTGCTACTGCCGCCTTCTCCGTGCCCGTGCGGCGTCGCGCTGCCGGCGAATCAAGAGCTGACAAGCTTGGGTAATGGGACTCAAACTGACCCCGGCAGCATCAAGAAGCTTTACGTG GCCGGTACTTCAGCTGAAGACAACCTCCCGGAGCTGCTGGGGAGAGCAGCCATGGAGAACAAGACCGTCATAATGACCCTCACGAACGAAGCGTGGGCGGCTCCCGGCTCGCTCCTGGACCTCTTCCTGGAGAGCTTCCGTATAGGCATAAGGACGGAGCCCCTGCTGAAGCATCTGGTCATCGTCGCCATCGACGCCAAGGCGTTCGAGCGGTGCCAACTCGTGCACCCGCTCTGCTACTCCCTCGCCGTAGACGGCAGCAACTTCGCGTCGGAGCAGCCGTACATGGCCAAGGACTACCTAGACATGATGTGGCTCAGAAACAGGTTCCAGGTCCGGGTCCTGGAGCTCGGCTACACCTTCGTCTTCACG GACGTGGACATCGTCTGGTTCCGCAACCCGCTGCTGCGCATCCCGGTGGGCGCGGACTTCGCCATGTCCTGCGACAAGTTCTACGGCAACAACCCGTACGACCTGGACAAGCGGGCCAACGGCGGGTTCGTGTACGCCAAGGCGAGCGCGAGGACGGTCGCGTTCTACGGGGGCTGGTACGAGGCGCGGAAGGCGTACCCGGGCCAGCACGAGCAGTTCGTGTTCGACCAGGTGAAGCGCGCGCTGGCGGCGCGGCACGGCGTGCGGGTGCAGTTCGTGGACACGGCCTACCTCGGCGGGTTCTGCCAGCCCCGGAAGGACTTCCGCAAGCTGTGCACGTTCCACGCCAACTGCCTCGTCGGGCTCAAGACGAAGCTGAAGAAGCTCCGCGGCGTCCTCGACAAGTGGAAGCGGTTCAAGGCCGCGCTTACGGACTGA